The window AACAGCAGCCAGAGGGGCATAGGCTTTCTCTGGGCACGACTACGACGCTGCCGCAATCTACGCATGGGTTTTATTCCCCTCTACCGCCCACTGTACCTGACTGAGGATGCCCCTGAGCATCGTCACTTCCTCTTGGGTTAACTGCGCACGCTGCACCATTTTACGGAATTTTTGCATGCGGGCAAAAGCAGTATGGGGGTAAAGGTAGCCAATTTGCAATAAAACCCGTTCTAAGTGACTGAACAAGCCCTCGATCGCTTCCACGGGGGCAGGCACGATCGGTGGGGGGGTGGGGTCATCTACCTGGGACAGCCGCCATTGGTAACAACAGATTGCCACTGCTTGGGCGAGATTGAGGGAAGGGTAGGCTGCCACCGTGGGAATGGTGATTACCCCTTGACAGTACTGTAGTTCCTCCTTGCTCAGTCCTCTGTCTTCTGCGCCAAACACGAGGGCACTTTCTCCTACTCCTTGCAACCAGGCTATACCCTGGGGGGGGCTGACACAGGTCAAACAATTGTTTGAGCGACCACAGGTACCTAATACCCGTTGGCAACCTGTAAGAGCTGCAGGCAGGGAGGGGAAAATCTGAGCCTTGGCGAGAACATCCTGGGCGTGGACTGCCATTTGCTTAGCTTCTGAGTCATAGGGACTGCACAGGGGATTGACCAGATGTAACCGATCGAGTCCCATATTTTTCATCACTCTGGCAACAGCCCCTAAATTTAACGCGCCTTGGGTCTCTACCAGGACAATTCTTAAGGACATACTGCGCTTATATAACTAATAGTTTTATGCTACCTTAGGAGGGACAATTACTACTAGATAGGGGCAAAATGGAGACTTGGTTGGTCACAGGGGGAGCGGGTTTTATTGGTGGTAACTTTGTGCTACTAGCCAGGCAGAAACAGTGGGCAAATATTGTCAATCTCGACAAACTAACCTATGCAGGTAATCTACAAACATTGCAGTCCTTGCGTAACGATCGGGGTCATCATTTCATCCAAGGGGACATCGGTAATCGGGAGTTAGTCAAATATATTCTGGAACAGTTTGCTATTACAAAAATTATCAATTTTGCAGCAGAAAGTCATGTCGATCGTTCTATTCTTGCCCCTGACAGCTTTATCCAGACAAACATTGTAGGCACTTTCCATCTGCTAGAGGTAGCAAAAAATTACTGGCAAAATCTAACCCCAGCCGCACAGGACAATTTTCGCTTCCTGCATGTTTCCACGGATGAAGTCTATGGTAGTTTGAGCTTTACTGACCCCCCTTTTACGGAAGAAACACCCTATGCCCCCAATAGCCCCTACAGTGCTTCTAAAGCCGCTGCTGACCACCTCGTACGATCGTTTCACCACACCTATAAATTGCCTACCCTCACCACTAACTGTTCTAACAACTATGGACCCTATCAATTCCCCGAAAAATTAATTCCCCTCACCATTCTCAATGCCTACGAAAATAAACCAATTCCTGTCTACGGCAAAGGGGAAAATGTGCGGGATTGGTTGTATGTAACTGACCACTGTGAAGCTATCTATCAAGTCCTCACCCAGGGTAGACCAGGGGAAACCTACAATATCGGCGGCGAAAGTGAAAAACCCAACCTAGAAGTGGTGACAACAATCTGCACTATCTTAGATGAAATTGACCCCCAACCCACTAGCCGTACCTCCCTCATTACCTTTGTCAAAGACCGCCCTGGCCACGACCTACGCTATGCTATCAACTGCAGCAAAATCAAAACCCAATTGGGCTGGCAACCCCAGGAGAATTTCGCCAGTGGCATCAGAAAAACGATCGAGTGGTACCTCAATAATTTAGCTTGGGTGAACGGCGTGCGATCGGGTGCCTATCGCCAGTGGCTAAAACAAAACTATGACGATCGCTAAAGCTTTTGTTAAAAATCTCTGAGCAGGGAGTGCCCGATCGGTAAGAGGAGATTAAATTAAAAAGGAGCTAGGGCAACGCCACTATGAAACAACCACCTGTACAAGATTTTATTCCCCCTGGGCACCTCAACATTATGGGTTTGATCCACGAGTCGGCGGTGAATGGACCAGGGCGACGGGCGGTAGTGTGGGTACAGGGCTGTCAGCAAGCATGTCTCGGCTGTTTTAACCCCCAGTCCTGGGAGTTTGTCCCTAACCAGATTGTCCCTGCCCCTGACCTGGCAGCGCAAATTTTAGCTAATCCCCACAACGAAGGGGTAACATTTTCAGGGGGGGAACCCTTCTGGCAAGCAGAGGCACTGACGGAGTTAGCCAAGTTGTTGAGAGCTGAGGGCTTAAGTGTGATGTCCTTTACAGGCTTTACCCTGGAAGAATTGCGCTCCCCCCAGGCTCCCCCCTACAGCCAAGCCCTCCTAGACCAGTTGGACATATTGATCGATGGTCCCTATGTGCAATCCCTGGCGGTCAACTCCCCTGATTCCTTGGTTTCTTCCCGCAACCAAAGAGTCCACGTGTTTAACCCTGCCTTTGCCGATCGACTAGATTGGGCTTCCGACCAGGCGGAAATTCACATCCTTAAGGACGGCACGCGTATTATTACTGGTTTTCTTGGCTCCCTCAATCTGTCTGCCAACTAAATACCCCCCGCACCATCACGGAGGGCATCTAGGCAGTGGCTCATAGTCTATCTAGCTAACGTAGGGTTTCCAAGTGTGATCCGCAGCTTCCTTAACGGTTAAGCCGACTTTGGCAGCAATGCGACCCAGTGCCTTTTCCTGGCGTTGTTGGTCTTGTACACGGTTGTTGATGGTGGCTTGGCGGAGTTGTTCTTTGATGTTCATAACCTTGTCCTTTTTCTATCGACAATTACATTATACAGAAAATTCTGTAGCTTATGCTACCAAAATATCAAAATTTACAAAAATACATCTTTAGGCAGGGCGGTAGGTGGTGAGCCACTCCCAGAAGTTACGCCAGAGTTTGACCAGCCAGGCTTCCAGGCGGGCGACTAGCCGATCGAGCCAGAGCAGGAAGTTAATTAGGGGACTGTAGACGTAGCCGAGGGAGGTGGCAGGGGTATCAATCCAGGCTTGCAGGGGTGGTTCGGGGGGGTCTAGTTTAACGGAGGTGACTTCGAGGGGTAATTCAGGAGGGGGGAGGGGGGGCCAGGGTTCCGTGTCGTTCTCGTAGGCTTGTTGGGTGGGGGAGAGCCTAGGTCGACGGAGGAAATAGTCCATGGCTTCTTCTAGGAGGGTGCGCCAACGGTGGAGTATGATCGCGCGGGGGCGGGGGGAGAGGGTGTTTGCAGGGGCAGTAGGAGAACTCAAGTCAGCGGGGGGAGGCGAGTAGAGGGGGGAGGTAGTTTTACCTCTTAGCAAGTGCGGTAGGGTGTCTTGGCAGAACTGAGCAACGGCTTGGAGGGTTTGCGGGGCTTTTGCTAGCCAGTGGTGGAGGGCATGGCGTAATTTTCTGCCCCATTGGAAGGGTAGTGACTGGTAAATCCAACGAAACAAACGGCTTTGGAAGGGAGGCATGGCAGTCGTGCTATCATCAGTCAGTAGGAGCTATTGTGCCATAGCGGGCATTATGACTAATCCCGTTCCCCCCGAACAACAACCCTTGAACGAGTTTACGGCACTTAGTGAATCCTATTTTTTCGCTTGGGGCAAGGCGGAGGGTTGGCGGTTTTGGCGAGTAGTGCTCTGCATCTGGTTGGGCTGGTCGGTGGTGGCTATTCCCCTGGCAATGGCGAGTTTTGATCCCCATAAGCAATTGGGTAAGTTCCTCAGTGCCACGGGAGCAGGGGCATCGATCGGTCTAGCTTTTATTCTGCTGCGCCTCTTTCTGGGCTGGAGTTATGTCTATCACCGCCTAAATAGTGACACCATTCTCTATGAAGAAACAGGCTGGTACGATGGACAAATCTGGCAAAAATCAGAGGTGGAACTGGCACAACATCGCCTAATTGCCAATTACCAAGTGTTGCCGATTTTGCGACGGATTCGTGCGGTGGGGTTAGTAGTGACAGTGGTGCTGGGGGTGAGTTTGGCAGGGGCGATTTTTTAGGAATGCTTGCCTTAACGGGGGGAAAGCGCTAAATTCTACGGCAGACCATTTCACATGACTTGAGGGAGGAGGGTGTGAATTCCCGATCGTTAAAAATAGACACCTCAATACTCCATGCGGCAAAGCAGGCTTACCGCTCCTACATGGATGCCTACGACGACCAGTTGCCTCGTCCCCTGGGGATCGCTGTCAATCGCTATGACCTCACGGGCAAACTAGTGTTCCGTAAACCGATCCTCCTGCCCCAGGAAAGTTTTGTGCCGATCGAGGTGGTGGAATCCCACCGTTAGCTCAGTTCTTTGCGTCCGTTTTGTACTACTCTCAGCATCTCCAGCAGTTGGGCTTCCAGGTTGCTCAGGATTTTATCGGAATAGGCATCTGCCCCGCGTTGCATTTGCTCTACTTCCGCTGCCACCCGCTGCCGTAGGCTCTCTAATTCTTTTTGCGCTTGGTTGCGTCTCTGGGTTACTTCGTTAATGACCTCATTGCGCATAGCTTCGCATTCCCGTTGCGTTTGCTGCAGTAATTCCTGGGCTGCTGCCTCGGCTTGCCGCATAATTGTTGACTCTTCCACTAGCCGTTCTGCCCGCTGTTGTGCCATCTCGATCGTGCGTTGGGCGTAGCGCTCTGATTCAGTGATAATCTGCTCGCGGTATTGCAGGATTTCCTCTGCTTTGGCAATGGATTCGGGAATAGCTAGCCTCACCTGGTCGATTTGCTGACACAATTTCTCTTCGTCCAGGATTGCCTTGCCCATAAAGTGAATGCCTGTATCGATAACTAGCTCCTCTAATTTGTCCAGTTCCTGGTGCAGTTTCATGTAATATTTGACTTGGTCTTCGCTAATCTGCGTCAGTTCCTGGGGAGAAAGGGGAGACAAGTTTTCCGACAGCATCGTTTTTTCCCATGTGACAGGCTTAACCACTTATCATACCAGACTTGATGCCATAGCGGCACTCCAGGGCAGCCACGATCGGGGGGGGGACGAGATGATCGATTGCTCCCCCTAGACGGGCAATTTCTTTCACGACACTGCTGCTCAAAAAGCTGTACTCCGTTTTGGTAGTGAGAAAGACAGTTTCAATTTCTTTGGCGAGGGTCTTGTTGATATGCGCCATTTGTAGCTCTAACTCAAAATCCGACACCGCCCGTAGTCCCCGAATCAATACCCTAGCTCCCTGCAGGCGGGCATAGTTCACTGTCAAGCCTGTAAAACTATCAACCCTAACATTGGGTAGGTGTGCCACTACGTCCTTGATCTGCTCTACTCGTTCTTCTAGGGTAAATAGGGGGGTCTTCTGGGGATTGCGTACTACCGCTACGATCACCTGGTCAAACAAAACACTCGATCGGGTAATAATATCCAAGTGCCCGAAGGTGATGGGGTCAAAGCTACCAGGATAGACAGCAATCAGATTCATCACAGACTCCTAATTCCACCCCGACTAATCTCAAGGACTGGTCATGGGTGCTATTGCTACAATACTACCATCCTGATCAGGGGGTCGGTGGGAGTAGGTATACTTTTGTTCTCCACATGTTTTTAGAGATGCCCTTGAACCTCAGAAAGAATGACGAAAAACTACCTAATACCAGTACCTGAACAAAGGAATGTGACTAAATCTTGGTTGTATTGCGCCATCAAATTTCTTTAGTGCTTCTTCAAAAGATTACACGATTAACCTAGGCAAATCTCACAGGCTAGGAGTCTTTCTGCCAAAACTCCCGCTTCTTTATGTTTAACTCTTGCCATATCTGTTTCTGTCTCTCGCTTAGTTCCCCACCCTCTTCAATATACTCCGCTAGCTGACCGTAGTTAAATTTGTCAATAAACATTTACTCAAACCCTCTTGGGTGGTCAGGGGAAAAATTTCTTTATCTTGATACTCCATATAAGTCACCTCAGCTGTTAAATCTATTGTAGAAGAAGGTCTTTGCTAATCCTATAACTAGGAGGGGGGGAATTCTTCCACACTCAGCAGTAAGTGCGTTTGCTCCTGGAGGACGGTTCTTAGGAGGCAAATTTCTATGCCTTAATACCAGTAATAACCGAGCATCTTTCAGAGCCGATCGGTAGTTTGAATTGCTTTGGCATTGCGCCGCCATTGTTCTGGTTTGATGCGCTTTAGGGCTGAGCCATTAAATTTTTGCTCCCATTCTTGGTCTGTCATTTCTGCTAGTTCTGTAGGGTCAGGGTTGAGGTTGCCAGGATAGGGGTGGAATTCTGCCACTGTTGTCTCTTTGGCAAATTTGCGATTCCAGGGGCATACATCCTGGCAGATGTCACAGCCTGCTACCCAGTTCTGCAGGTTTTCCACGATGGCGGGGGGGAGGATAGGGGCGCGATTCTCGATCGTGTGATAGGCAATACATTTACGGGCATCTACAACAAAAGGGGCAACGATCGCTTGGGTCGGACAGGCAACAATGCAGCGAATGCAGGTGCCGCAGTGTTCAGTGTGGGGACGATCGGGTTCTAGGTCTAGGGTGGTGAGGACTTCACCGAGGAATACCCAGGAGCCGTAGTCTTTGGTAATCAGGTTGCTGTGTTTGCCAATCCAACCAATGCCTGCCCGCTCTGCCCAGGCTTTTTCCATGATCGGTCCTGTGTCAACATAGTAGCGGGTTTGACATGGGGTTTGCGCTTCTATCCACTGTGCCAGTTGTTTGAGTTTTTTGCCTAGTACTTTGTGGTAATCCTTGCCCCAGCCGTAACGGGAGATTTTCGCCCGATCGTTTCTGTGCTTGTGGGGAGTGTAGTAGTTGAGGGCAACGCTGATTACTGATTTCACACCGGGGAGTATTTGGTTGATGTCCTGTCGCTTGGGATTGCGCATCCACTCCATGTCGGCATGATAACCCCGATCGAGCCAGGCTCGTAGTCTTTCTACTTCTTGTCCAGGGGTAGCAGGAGCGATTCCTACTTTCGTAAATCCTAGACTAAGGGCATAGTCTTTGACGGCTTGGGCAGTCAGCATAAGGCTTCGGTTCGGCAAGCTCTGGTTCGACAGGCTCTGGTTCGGCAAGCTCTGGTTCGGCAAGCTCACCAGGCGGGGGAGGGCTTGGTTAGGCATCGGTACTATTGCCAAAGAGGAATTGCAAGGTAGGTATGAAAGAGGGGTAGGAAACAGTCACGCAGTCAGCGTGTTCAATCTCGGTGGGATTTTTCTGTGCTACTAAACCAGCTATGGCAAAACTCATGGCGATGCGGTGGTCGTTGTAACTATCGATCGTTGTGCCCACTAGGGGTCTGCCACCAAAGATTTCCATGCCGTCGGGATGTTCAATGACCTCTGCTCCCATTGCCCTTAAGCCCTGGACGGTGGCAGCAATCCGATCGCTTTCTTTAACTCGCAGCTCTTCCGCATCTCTGATCACTGTCCTGCCTTCAGCACAGGCAGCAGCTATTGCTAACACAGGCAATTCATCAATCAAGCGGGGAATAATACTGCCGCCAATTTCACAGCCCTTCAAGGCAGCAGTTTTAACCCGTAAATCAGCGATCGGTTCCCCTGTGATTTCCCGTTCGTTTTCCAGGGTGAGGTTCGCTCCCATCGCCCGCAAGACTTCCAAAACTCCTGTGCGGGTTGGGTTGACTCCTACATTTTTAATCACAATTTCTGAGTTGGGCACGATCGAGCCTGCCACTAACCAAAACGCTGCCGAACTAATATCCCCCGGTACGATTACTTCTTGACCGCGTAGGCGATTGCCCCCCTTGAGGATAACTGTGTGACTATCCCGATCGACGCGTACATCGGCACCAAAGGCCTTTAACATCCGCTCGCTGTGGTCGCGGGACTGCTCCGGTTCCGTAACGATCGTTTCCCCACTGGTGAGGAGTCCTGCTAGCAAAATAGCCGACTTGACTTGGGCAGAGGCAATGGGGGAGATGTAGTGGATGGGGTGGAGTTTTTGCCCCATGACGGCTAGAGGAGCTTTTGCCCCGTTCTCCCGTCCCCAGATTGTTGCCCCCATCCGCCGCAGGGGATCGACTACCCGCATCATGGGACGCGCCCGCAGGGAATCATCGCCAGTAACAGCAAAGAATCGCCCCACGTGACTGGCTAGAATGCCCAACATTAACCGCAAAGTTGTGCCAGAGTTACCCGCATCAAGGATGTTACTAGGCTCCTGCAAATTCCCTAAACCTATCCCTTTAATCCGCACCAAGTCACTATTGAGGGGGGAAATTTCTGCTCCCATGGCACTAAAACACTGGGCGGTACTGCGGGGGTCTTCCCCGAGCAGCAATCCCCTAATAATTGTTTCCCCTTCTGCAATTGACCCTAACATGAGAGCACGATGGGAGATGGACTTGTCCCCTGGCACAGTGATTTCCTTGCCCTGGGTGGCATAGGGACGGGGATGTAACACCAGTTTGTGGTTTTGCAGAAGTTCGATCACGACAATGCGGGCACTGACACTTCCTATTAGCCTACCTGATCATGGCAGCACGATCGCAATTACTCTTTCTCCTGCCGCCAGTTCCAGTAAGGGCACGCCCTGAGGACTACCATTCTCCACTGGTAAGGGCACAGTTACCAACCGCTCCCCTGGATTGAGCAGCAGAGTGACTTCCTGGCAATCAGAGGTTATAGTGGCTAAAACTGCTAGGTAATCGTCACTACTCTTAAACCCCATCCCCTGCACACCCAAACTGCCCTTAGTTGCTACTCTAATTTGTCCCCGCTGTAACACCTTGCCGTAACCCTGGGCTGTGACCAAAAGTACCCGATCGGTTTCCCCTACCGCTATGCAACCCATCAAAATCTCATCGGGTTTGAGTTTGAAGCAGGGATTGCCCAAGGCCGATCGGGTTTGCAGGGGGATGAAATCATCCTGAACAGGAAGGCGGGTCATGCGCCCCTTGGCAGTGGCAATTACTAGGTCTGTCCCAGGGGGGAGATAACCTGCCCACAACAACCGATCGTTTTCCTTTAACTTAATGGCTAGGAGTCCCCGACTGGTAATATCAGCAAATTCTTGGGCTTCCAGTCGCTTTGCCCGTCCCTGGGCAGTGACTAGACCAATGGGGTGTACCTCAGGCAGAATAACACTGACAATTTTTTCCACCTTCGCAGGGAGGAGGGGCAGGAGGGGAGTACCTTTACTGCGGGTGCGGGGCATGGGGGGAATCTCTGCCACAGGTAGGGGAAAAGCCACCCCCGTGGAGTCAAACAGCAACAGCTCCCGATCGTTGGCAGTAACTATTTTGGTTATGGGGGGGTCATCGGAGCGGGTGGGGGGTATCCCATCCCATTTACGCACGTAGCCGCGATAGGTAAATTCCAAAATGACTTTCCGATCGGTGGGGGCAGGGGGAGGAGCAGCCACAGCTAGGGCAAGGTCGGATTTAGAAACAATGCGAGTACGACGACTGTCGCCAAATTCTGCTTTGAGGGCTTGC is drawn from Pseudanabaenaceae cyanobacterium SKYG29 and contains these coding sequences:
- a CDS encoding RNA methyltransferase yields the protein MSLRIVLVETQGALNLGAVARVMKNMGLDRLHLVNPLCSPYDSEAKQMAVHAQDVLAKAQIFPSLPAALTGCQRVLGTCGRSNNCLTCVSPPQGIAWLQGVGESALVFGAEDRGLSKEELQYCQGVITIPTVAAYPSLNLAQAVAICCYQWRLSQVDDPTPPPIVPAPVEAIEGLFSHLERVLLQIGYLYPHTAFARMQKFRKMVQRAQLTQEEVTMLRGILSQVQWAVEGNKTHA
- the rfbB gene encoding dTDP-glucose 4,6-dehydratase, coding for METWLVTGGAGFIGGNFVLLARQKQWANIVNLDKLTYAGNLQTLQSLRNDRGHHFIQGDIGNRELVKYILEQFAITKIINFAAESHVDRSILAPDSFIQTNIVGTFHLLEVAKNYWQNLTPAAQDNFRFLHVSTDEVYGSLSFTDPPFTEETPYAPNSPYSASKAAADHLVRSFHHTYKLPTLTTNCSNNYGPYQFPEKLIPLTILNAYENKPIPVYGKGENVRDWLYVTDHCEAIYQVLTQGRPGETYNIGGESEKPNLEVVTTICTILDEIDPQPTSRTSLITFVKDRPGHDLRYAINCSKIKTQLGWQPQENFASGIRKTIEWYLNNLAWVNGVRSGAYRQWLKQNYDDR
- a CDS encoding radical SAM protein, which encodes MKQPPVQDFIPPGHLNIMGLIHESAVNGPGRRAVVWVQGCQQACLGCFNPQSWEFVPNQIVPAPDLAAQILANPHNEGVTFSGGEPFWQAEALTELAKLLRAEGLSVMSFTGFTLEELRSPQAPPYSQALLDQLDILIDGPYVQSLAVNSPDSLVSSRNQRVHVFNPAFADRLDWASDQAEIHILKDGTRIITGFLGSLNLSAN
- a CDS encoding CGLD27 family protein, which produces MAVVLSSVSRSYCAIAGIMTNPVPPEQQPLNEFTALSESYFFAWGKAEGWRFWRVVLCIWLGWSVVAIPLAMASFDPHKQLGKFLSATGAGASIGLAFILLRLFLGWSYVYHRLNSDTILYEETGWYDGQIWQKSEVELAQHRLIANYQVLPILRRIRAVGLVVTVVLGVSLAGAIF
- the coaD gene encoding pantetheine-phosphate adenylyltransferase translates to MIAVYPGSFDPITFGHLDIITRSSVLFDQVIVAVVRNPQKTPLFTLEERVEQIKDVVAHLPNVRVDSFTGLTVNYARLQGARVLIRGLRAVSDFELELQMAHINKTLAKEIETVFLTTKTEYSFLSSSVVKEIARLGGAIDHLVPPPIVAALECRYGIKSGMISG
- the queG gene encoding tRNA epoxyqueuosine(34) reductase QueG → MLTAQAVKDYALSLGFTKVGIAPATPGQEVERLRAWLDRGYHADMEWMRNPKRQDINQILPGVKSVISVALNYYTPHKHRNDRAKISRYGWGKDYHKVLGKKLKQLAQWIEAQTPCQTRYYVDTGPIMEKAWAERAGIGWIGKHSNLITKDYGSWVFLGEVLTTLDLEPDRPHTEHCGTCIRCIVACPTQAIVAPFVVDARKCIAYHTIENRAPILPPAIVENLQNWVAGCDICQDVCPWNRKFAKETTVAEFHPYPGNLNPDPTELAEMTDQEWEQKFNGSALKRIKPEQWRRNAKAIQTTDRL
- the aroA gene encoding 3-phosphoshikimate 1-carboxyvinyltransferase encodes the protein MVLHPRPYATQGKEITVPGDKSISHRALMLGSIAEGETIIRGLLLGEDPRSTAQCFSAMGAEISPLNSDLVRIKGIGLGNLQEPSNILDAGNSGTTLRLMLGILASHVGRFFAVTGDDSLRARPMMRVVDPLRRMGATIWGRENGAKAPLAVMGQKLHPIHYISPIASAQVKSAILLAGLLTSGETIVTEPEQSRDHSERMLKAFGADVRVDRDSHTVILKGGNRLRGQEVIVPGDISSAAFWLVAGSIVPNSEIVIKNVGVNPTRTGVLEVLRAMGANLTLENEREITGEPIADLRVKTAALKGCEIGGSIIPRLIDELPVLAIAAACAEGRTVIRDAEELRVKESDRIAATVQGLRAMGAEVIEHPDGMEIFGGRPLVGTTIDSYNDHRIAMSFAIAGLVAQKNPTEIEHADCVTVSYPSFIPTLQFLFGNSTDA